AactgggcctgatagacatttatagagttttccatccaaacgccaaaaaaaagaaagaaagaaaagattcttctcaagcccacatggatcattttcaagaatagaccatatgctgggacacaagtaaatcttgagtaaattcaaacatagaTATTATTTAGACATCTTTCTCATGTCACCATgatataaagctggagattaataaaaggacgtccagaaaagcaagggcaatcaattggaggatgaaaaacAATCtactgcgacatgaatgggtacaggcccagataagagaggatattaggaagtttctagaaacgtaTGAGAACAAGAATATAAAAACCTATGGGATTCtatgaaggcagttatcagaggtagattGATATCATtccacatatatatgacaaaaagaagagagacttatgacaggCATGTTATCaccaaacctccagcaactaagagtcagcaggacaacccctccaatagcaaaagaaaagaaataataaaaatcagggaagagttaaaccagtgggaagagaagagaacaatgtaaaaaataaatgcagctaaaagctgattctatgaaaggatcacagaattgacagaccactggcgaATCGGACAAAGgacagaaaggagcaaacatcaatagccaggatgagggatgaaacaggattAATTACaatagaccccaatgagattaaaaggacaatcacaaagtactatgaagatctgtattctaatgaattcagaaatgtggaagacatggatagcTACTTGGAAAAAGAGTCCtgccctagattatctcagacagaggccaagaacctcaacaaacccatagcaagagaaacagaaagggtcatcaagaagctaccaacgaGTTACTGCGAGGCGGCGGCTGAGAAGGCGGCTGTGGTGGCACCTGCGGTGGTGGCGGCAGCAGCAGAGGAGGCGGCAGAAGCAGCAACAGCGGCTACAGAAGATGGCCCATTTTCTGAAAGGATTTCCATTCTACAACAAAAGCAATTTTAGCCGATTCCATGCTGACTCTGAGTGCAAAGCCTCGCTCAGCCTCTCCGGAGAGCATGTTGGGCTGCCTACCTTGTGTTCAGAGTGTGGGGACCCAGCTTCTTATCCGACTCTTCTTGGTCTCCCATAGAACAGACGCCCCTCAGTCTACCTGCCCACTCGGGAGTACCCATCTGAACAAATCATTGTGACTGAGAAAACCAATATCCTCCTGCGCTACCTGCACCAGCAATGGGACAAAAAGAACGCAGCCAAGGAGCGAGATCAGGAGCAAGTGGACCTGGAGGGCGAGAGCTCAGCTCCCCCCTGCAAGATTGCCTGGACCGACAGCCaggacatgcactaggacacttaAGACTCTCACTGCCCTCCCCCAAGTCTCCTGTCGTGTCTGCTCTGCATCGTGCATCTGCACCCGCCCCACCTGCCAGCCCACCCCACGCCATCCACACTGCGTCCACTCTCCTAGGAGCTGATGTATTTATTTTACTCGAGTTTTTACTTATGCTGTAAAGTGTTCCCACCAATGGTTAAAGAGGACTTCAAaccctgtaaaaaaaaaaaaaaaaaaaaaagaagctaccaacaaaaaaaattctctgggccagatggcttcacaacaGAATTTTACCAAGAATTCCACTAAGAGTTGACTCTGATCCCCCATAAAGTATTCCAAAGCATAGAAAAGAatgacaaactcccaaacttattctacgaagccagcataactttgatacctaaacagggcaaagaccccacaggtatagagaattacagaccaatatctcaaaTGAACATAGatggaaaaatccttaacaaaatattggccaatagaatacaaaagtatataaacataTCATCTACCACAAACAGGtaagattcatcccagggatgcagggatggtttaacatgtgaaaaaccatcaatattatataccacatcAAGAAAAACAAGGTAAAAAAACcatataatatccatagatgcagaaaaagcatttgacaacatccaacacccattcctaattaagacactcacgaagatagaaatggaagataaattcctcaagctgatacaagctgtCTAAGAAAAGCTAAAAGCTAATatcatagttaatggagaaaagacaaaaacaatcccactgaaaaatggTACAAGACGAGGAtgttccttgtccccacttctattcaatatcgtactggaggttctagctaacaacataagacagcagaagggatCCAAATGtgagaagaggaggtgaaacCACCGCTATTTACAAATGACATGATCCTGTATTGAAACCCCAAAAGTCCCACAATGGGAGTACTTGcagcaatagaagaatatggaaaagtggcaggatacaagatcgacaaagagaagttggtagaattgctATACACGccagacagggccatggaagaggaaatcaggaaggcagtacccttcacaatagccaagaacaaactgaaatacctaggattaTATGTAACAAAATATCCTAAAGAACTATAcatggaaaattacaaaataccactacaggaaaccaaaagcgacctccacaaatagaAGAACATCCcaagctcatggattggaaggctcaacatagtaaagagacaatcttacccaaggcactttaCAAGCTCAATATTAttttgattcaaataccaacaaccttcttcaatgaattggaaaaacCAATCACTatgttcatatggaaagggaagaagcccagaattagtagagaactcctcaagaaggacaaagttagaggactcaccttacctgattttaatatgtattacacagctacagtggtcaaaacagcatggaacTGGTACAATGGCAGCTACTCAGACCAGTCGAAAAGAATaaaaagcccaggaataaaaccatcagcatatataaaattgatcttcgacaagggtcccaaaaccagcAAGTGGGAAGTGTATGCCTttttaacaagtgatgctggaaaaaatagacatccacatgtagaaaaacgaaacaagacgtttacctcacctcctgcacaagattaaactcaaggtagatcatggacctagaagaaaaacaccaaaccatcaggaccatcaaagaGGGAATCGGGGCAAACCTAAGATCATTGGCCCTGGGAATgcttaggctcactgcaatagggaagggcacacacacaggtgaactggaaattgacaaatgggatttaataaaaataaaaccctgtgttcctTAAAAGACTTCACAAAGAGGGTGACaaaacaacccacagactgggagaggaattTAGTAAAAACATATAGGATAAagagctcattactaaaatctacaacaccttcATGacctgaaaaaagaggaaaacagttaaccccctatggaagtgggcaaaataactgaaaagaactttcactagggaagaAATCCATAAGGGCCAACAATCATATGAGAGTGTTCCCATTCATTagccgtaagagaaatgcaaattaaaaccatgaGATAGCACCTGACACTCCCAAGCCTAGCCAAAAtctgagagcaacaagtgttggtggGGTTGTGGAGAAACAGGAACCCTCTTCcattgctggtggtcatgtagatatgtacagccactgtgaaaagcaatctggagatacttaaagaaaatggaaattgatcaactttatgacccagtcatccctctactgggcatatacccagaggaggtaacaaagaaaacacgaccagtcatctgcactccaatgtttattgtggcacaattcacaatcgcaaagacatagaaacagcctaagtttccattgatagacgaggggattagtaaactctggcacaaacTATGGAGTATGatacagcactgaaaagcacagacaatcacatgaaacacggcatttcatgggaagagtttgaaggaatcatgttaagtgaggtaagtcaATCTCAAAAAGACAGGTATGaggcccctgaggtaagtacaatcagcactgcAGGAATAGAATAGACACTTATCTCTCAATACATGGGTGGGATTATAGGTAGTTGGGAGATCAGACAAAACCCAGGAAGgtacatgtgagtccaacataaagaaggggaaaggaggcAGGAGAATGTAGGTGGGGAGAAagtgagatgatgacatgggcggaacagggcactaacccacccgaagggagagtattggttgtgtccccaccgaATCGTAATGTGCATACGGAACCCAAGATGATGCGCCCAACCAGGGGGGCAATGTAACAGGTGGGGAAATCCATAAAAAGACTGTTGTATAGGGTTTGCCCCAACCAGAAccaccctgacccccaccctggaagggtgtgccacagagaatgaaTAGACATTTTGATGGGGGAAATAAACTACCCTGCCATGCTCagaaggaagcagaagcaaatgatgggggagggagtggagcacaacctggaccaccaagccctgaggataatagccctgctcagaggagccattgcacagagaggaccttatgACCTGCTCCATCCTGAAACATGACACCCGTgcggacccatagccctacatgggacaacactgaagacacagggtAGGATTTGTgcttgagctgaccccaccaaagcaaaacactaagggtgtacagaGCAAACTTATCCCAAGGGGGTATAAAAAGAAtacactttgaggccagggcgtggcaccccatcagacctgacaggaaaacactcctaaaggtcaacaaacagaccttagaCCATTTACagactttccttttttttaatggtttttgattctttgtgtcattggtttttttgttacTGCTGTTGTTCTATATTGCTTTGTTTGGCGCTGTcctgtttttatgtgcatattatctctgcaggtctatcaagataagataggctggataaacaatgtggagaagaaaacaggactgatggttctgggaggacatgggagatggtaaggtggggaaaggaagtggtgttaaccaacccagggacaagggaatgagtgattcaaaatcagtggcaacaGAGGCTGTAGGAAGCCTgggagggtgtgatcaagggcaatggaaccgagaggaattactgaaaccaaaatgaaggctgagcatgatagtgggacaagagcaaagcaaacagaagaaagaacaaggaggcaaagggcatttatagagacctaaacacaggcatgtatatatgtcaatatatttatatatgatgatggagaaagagatccatgtgcatatatttatagttttaatattaaggtagcagatggacattgggcctccactcaagtattccctcaacataaaaacactgtgttctattactgTGATTCTCATTTGCACGACACAAGTgtggaagacaaatgtgtgcacaagcaagtgtagtgaagaaagctgatgatgcccagctatcaagatacagcatctggggtcttaaaggcttgaaggtaaacaagtgaccatctagcccagaagcaacaaagcctacatggaagaagcacaccagcctgtgtgatcaagtggtgtttaagggatcagatatcaagcaccaaagaacaaaaaaaatcctattattgtgaatgagggggagtgtggacccaaggcccatctgtaggcaactggacatccctgtgcagaggggtcacggggaggagataagccattaGGGTAGAGTGTAGcatcaaagaaacacacaactttcttctaattcttaaatgtttccttctcccccgccaccaccccccaccccaacccctaagcactatcatgatcccagttctaacttacaaacctggctaaaccagaggatgtacactgatgcagataggaactgggaacacagggtatccaggacaaatgaactcTTCAGGGCCAGTGCTGAGTGTGGTGAtactggggggtggagggaaggtgggatacaaagggggtaccgattacaaggatatgcaaataacctcctctctggggggtggacaacagaaaagtgggtcaagggagacatggGGCATTGtaggataaaataaaatattaataacttataaattacccagggttcatgagggagggggagtggggaaggaggggtgtaCGAGGcccagataccaagggcttaagtagaaagcaaatgttttgagaatgaatgagggcaacaaatgtacaaatatatttgacaAAATAGATGtgtatatggactgtgatgagttgtccaagtccccaataaaatgattttaaataacaagaaaatgaaataagagCCCACGgattgggaattttttttttttaaccaatgacacatcagacaaagggctaattGCAAAAGTATACAGAACTCTGTATTCCCTGCGTGTTTccggttcccatctgtaccattatacatcctccagtccatcaggacttgcaaggtagaactggggtcatgatagttggatgaATGCGTGGATTGTGTTAcgtgttgtatgagcctcaatagaatgattttaaaaaataaaataaaaaaaaatcctttaaaaacatatatatacagaactctatatcatctcaacaagaaaataacaagagacccaatgaaaaaatgggaaaaatatatgaacggacagttcaccaaaaatgaaatacctgtgaataacaaacaaaaaatgttcgCGATCACTAGCCTTTaggaagatgcaaattcaaaccacaatgagatcgCGCTTAACCCCTACAATGCCAGCCCAAACCAAAGAAGGAAATCAAATGGTGGAGAGGATCtggagggattgggattcatatatactACTGGTGGACTTATAaacacatacagccactgtggaacacAATGAGGCACTACAAACAATCAGaacttgaaatcccatatgatccagcaattagttatcatggaattcatagagagaaatatattttaaaaaaacaacaagaaagtaaaagagataaagctcaatccaagaggaatattaaaaactacaatagattttaaatgggtcaaagaggaactcaaaggataaagggttatattttaacttaactgcatctgtgattatccaccttccaaagaattctgcgTGAGAATGAGAACATTCACATTCCTGctctatggtcacagtatttctccagttaacGTAGTTAACATGGGTCAAGAGTGAGagcaaatgtaaaatcagatattggtcttgatatcaatgtaCGTAAGCAAACAGGATGTCTATCAGGCTTTCCTAGTCtctgtattcatgatttcctgcaggatttacatttGCAGTCATACAATGTGGCAGACATTTTGTTCAACCCTTCTGTCCAATTAGTGCATCAGAGTTTATCTTATGGACTTTGaggaacatcaaagaaaatgtaattggatGCTGGAGACACTTCCAGTCACTAAATGCATATACACTGCCACATTCCCTGTATTCATATGGTTTTTCTGCTTTACAAATCCTCTTTTGGCAGATGAATCCTTTCGAGACAAAGGCCAATCAGAACTACATCGGTTAAAATCCTAATGCAGTTTACTGATACATTGAGAGAAACCAAAAGAGTATTTGCAAAGTAACTACATGACCAGATCTCTCCTTCTGCAAGAGATCACAGGTATGTGATGTCACATGGCTCCCTGTGGAGTTTCCCATCTTAACTGAACTTAACACTTTTCAATTTTGTgtctttatataaagaaaacttagaaacacaagtaaaagtttgctatcCACATTCATTACAGCTACATGGTAACTATCCTACATGAAATAGTTGATGAGACATGAGCTcttcgtttttgtttgtttttaactttttatgatttaaaacattACAGAGTAaaatggttttccattcaacaattcatacattgattgtattCCCAAGATATaccagccttcttcccacttccaccctccttatgtttttatactcttcatccttctttcctgttccttcttgcTTTTAAGAGTTTGATCCCTAAGCAAATGCTGTCCATTTGGCTGTGCAGAGTTGATTATTCTAGGGAATGTATGTTATTCTCAGATGTTATCCTTCCCCTCCAAGTCAgtatattgtttggctgaaagctgaagcagaggagtgagtacaggtccCGGAGTGAAGAGTCACTAAAGCCCATAGTTTGCGGATCCCAagtctccatcagaccagtaagcctgaactattttatgattttgtgttttgttccacTTTCGTCTCCCACTCGACTTAGAACCCTTTTGTgatccatctagtttttctggtctcagggttgtggaggatgAGAGTCGCTGTGGTCAATTCACCCTCTGGACTAATTGTTCCCAtacatcttctattttctttcttcttcttttactgtacttctgtgctgtctctggtggGTGGGGCTGGGTAACAAAGAGCATGCAGGTGGTGCACGCAAAACTGTCATCTGTGTGGATACTCTACTAGTTGGTACACCTctgatccagaaacaccaggttcagctctTTGAAAGAGAAGAACAATGAGATACCCATGCACCCTGTGGATGTCTGGAAGGCCCTCTCTCTGAAACAGTGAGCCATGTCAGTAGAGAGACAGCAATGCAGAACATGGGTCTTGATATGCTAagtcacaattgtctgttcccatgcttggcccaggccaaactctaccACCTAACCTCtacctttgttttgaaagctttgtcacactaactccaatgaaaggttttcttgtgaATTTTTCTCATGTTTAACAAGACCTAacttccacatataagatttcccacaaataattcatggaaagggcttctttccttggtgaaatctctgatgtACCTACTAAGGCATCACATTCACCACATGAAAGGTTTTTCTCCGGTTtgaattcatagatgagttttgagatgtgctttttgaatgaagcctttgccacattcactacatacatgggatttctctctctccaggataAGTTTCCTGGTGAACAATGGGCTTATTCTTCCTAAGAAagtcttttccacattcaccacatacatgggtttTGGTTCCTGTGtgaattcatagatgagttttgagatctcctttctgaatgaagcttttgccacattcactacatacatgaggtttctctccagtatgaattagctgatgaacagtgagagcagccttcctgagaaaggctttgccacattcaccacatagatGAGGTCtctttccagtatgagttcgccgatgatcagtgaggttcttcttcccaataaaagcttttccacattcaccacatacatggggtttctctccagtatgagttcgctgatgatcagtgagATCATTCTTccagataaaagcttttccacattcaccatatacatggggtttttctcctgtgtgaAATGCCTGATGTCCTAGAAGGGATTTCTTccagctgaaagctttaccacactcacgacatacatagggtttctctcctgtatgagttcgtAGATGCATTTTGAGATGgtttttctgaatgaagcctttgccacattcaccacatacatggagtttctccccagtatgagttcactgatgaacagtgagagtagTCTTcgtgataaagcctttgccacattcaccacatacatggggtttctccccagtatgaattcgctgatgaacagtgagaagactcttcctggtgaagcctttcccacattcattgcaCACACAGAGAGTCTGTGCCGcatgagttttctgatgtttTTTGAGGTATGATTTACTGTGATAACATTTGCCACAATCTAAGCATTTATATAGCTTTTGTAGTTCGTGAGCTTTCTGATAATGTTCATTaagtttgaacattttattgaaaTTTTGCCCACAATATCTGCAACTGTAGGTCTTATCTAGTGTATCAATGATCTGGTGCTCATAGAGCAAAGACTCTTCAATGAAGGCCGTCCCACGTTTATCACCTGGGTGTGGTTTGCCAATTTCATACGATTCCTGATGCTGAATCCACTGggacttcatgagcctggattgttcacactcagaGAATCTCATTTCACTATAAAATTGCTCCTGTtcaacatggagaaaagttttctcatctccaCTGAGCACAGCTGACTTCTGTACTTTGTTGCtcctgttctgatttaattccagaatgattaaatctgattcgacaatttcttcatgtaagccaaacatctcataattttccttgaGAGGAAAATTAGTTTTGTGCTGAGAAACCATACTTTCCATTGTATTACATTTATAGCACTGTTCCTTTCTGTTCCCATATCTTTCATGTTGCAAGTATTCGAGCATATGATCACCATCTTTCTGGAGTTctataaaaaaagagaacaatGAATCTTTCCATCATCTTGATTTATAATCGACCTCTTAAAATAAGCATTGATACAAGGTAAATCTTTAGTGgcaaccctcttatatgaatataaataaaacactatgcttaaagTTTATTGTCCactggaagaaatacaatcatgtaagcAATCCAAATGATAAAAACAGTTATTATAGAAACAAGGTTGGATATGAAATTAATGAATGAACACAGatttggtatttttaaaaataaggccatgattggggtgggggggtacggggggtaaggaagtggtgttaacaaacccagggagaagggaaaaacatgggaccccaaatggtagagaagggggagtggcaggactggtgggaaatgatcaagggtaaggttgcttagagaagaggtatactctagcccaggtggcgatgaagcatggtagtagggcaggaggaaagtcaagggagatggaggaaagagctaggagtccaagggcattcatggaggtctagacaaagacatgtacatgcaaatatatataggaggatggggaaatagatctatgtgtctatatttataggtcaagtattaaggtggcggaaggaccttgggcctctactcaaacactccctcaatgcatgaataccttcttttattaaattggaactctatgatgctcactctcccgacacaatggctggagccaaagtgggtgaacaagtaaatgtggtgaagaaagctgatggtgcccggctatcaaaagagatagtgactggggtcttaaaggcttgaagataaacaagcggccatctagctcagaagcaacaaagtccacatggaagaacacaccagcctatgtgatagagtggtcccgaagggatcagttaccaggcatcaaagaacaaaaaatcatatcattgactgcacacctccatgataggatcgctgaagacaaataggtgcataagcaaatgtggtgaagaaagctgatggtgcccggctatcaaaagagatagtgtctgcggtcttaaaggcttgaaggtgaacaagcggccatctagctcagaagcaaataagtccacatggaagaagcacaccggccagtgcgatcacgaggtgcccaagggaccaggtataaggcatcatgcaaaaaaaagatataagtgtgtttatgtatgtgtatatatgtgtatatgtatatatgtatgtgtatatatgtatatatatcatattaaatgaagggggaagtgcagagtggagacccaaggcaaaagtgtcggccaatggagatcccctcatagaggggtttaggagaggagatgggttaattaggatgtgaggtagtatcgatgaagaacacagctttcccccagatcctggatgcttcctcccccaactaccatgatccgaattctaccttgcaggcctggataggacagaggctgtacattggtacatatgagggttggaggtacagggaatccagggtggatgataccttcaggaccaagggtgtgagggacgatgctgggagagtggagggtgagtgggttggaaagcgggaactgattacaaggatctacatgtgacctcttccctgggagagggacagcagagaaggggggaagggagactccggatagggcaagatatgacaaaataacgatgtataaattaccaaggacatatgagggaggggggagtggggaggaaggggggaaaaaaaaagaggacctgatgcttaaggggcttaagtggagagcaaatgccttgagaatgattggggcagggaatgtatggatgtgctttttacaattgatgtatgtatatgtatgtattgtggtaagagttgtatgagcccccaataaaatgtaaaagaagaaaagagaaaaaaatgattagagcaaagactgtacagatgtgctttatacaattgatgtatgtatatgtatgaactgtgaaaagaattgtatcagccccaataaattgttaaaataaataaaagaaaaaaaactgaaaaaaaataaggCCATGAAAGTATACAACAAATGTAATACAAACAAGACATTTAGACCAATAGGCCAAAGTAGTGGTAAGGCTTGCTAATTTCAGTTGGTAGATGAcagatgtattcattccatcaatctttactgaaagacaactaagtactagataaagctgggaatgtgaaaaatgcagaatgttctacttgggagaaaacaatttttacaggtatatatgaaaggtacTATGGTACAACTACATATTCtttatgtttgtggagcctgtattctagctcacagcaatcctcttacagtgctgtcctgtgggggCGTGCAGgtggctgtgatgccagaagcactgccacccagtgtttcaaatacaagcaggaccatccatggtgcacagatcttagtggaatctccagaaatagggactgggaggaagacctggtgatctacttctggaacatgaacccctcaggtttaatggcaatgaaataacactgaacaagtactaaatcctcaaagtacaatcaacagtaatgatgtggatggaggagagCTTTGGTGACCTTAAGTGGTTAACAggtcatgactgaaaatgagaaaaaaatcgcTGCATAtatcctctaataattggaagacgggatatatgaagtattatcaagaacaattgcaagttgtcaaaacaaaatggaatatttaaatattgatggtataTGGCTTATtaaactttaatagactggtattggctatttttaattagataatcaagtggtttataaggctgataTTGATTGACAAATCCAAAATACTGGTGTCATATTCATCATCATTTCTTCAtcagtttccatttctgttgtttaataaggaatttgctgtgAATTCATCATtggtctcaaaattttatcagtaaacttatgtgtcatttctgtcagtaaggccacattttccaattactaataCTGTTCCAAATTTTACAATCGTCAGTTTACTTGATggtatggttgatcaatgtcagcctACAAAAGTTATGTGACattttctatatatacatatacatttatatatgtatatatatttaaattttactgGGAGTTCTTAAAGACATCACAACATTCCACAGTTTAGTCACATCCAAcagtgctgtacaattgctaccacagtttcaaaacattttcttcttaaattcttAGATATTAGCTCCGCTTtatcccctctttcccccacgctcaatttatttattgtggaaaacagaatctGGATCAAAGTgtaagcagccttatctctatactcctgaccacagggcttggacaaCCAGTACtaatgttagaaga
The Tenrec ecaudatus isolate mTenEca1 chromosome 3, mTenEca1.hap1, whole genome shotgun sequence DNA segment above includes these coding regions:
- the LOC142443277 gene encoding DET1- and DDB1-associated protein 1-like yields the protein MAHFLKGFPFYNKSNFSRFHADSECKASLSLSGEHNRRPSVYLPTREYPSEQIIVTEKTNILLRYLHQQWDKKNAAKERDQEQVDLEGESSAPPCKIAWTDSQDMH